The proteins below come from a single Deinococcus multiflagellatus genomic window:
- a CDS encoding DUF6428 family protein, with the protein MTQTLTAPIPGLSEHTNTEALIATLRTLPQRPLQFHLHGEVLVPAGYHVTEVKAVTIEAMDCGGKANAWRETIIQLMDGSAEEAKAGFMTNRKFLAIYDRVVKHIPVRAEAEVRFEYGNTTTPAMQYHVTHVDIASEQITVHLRTPGVQCKAGDSCGAPAEATADGCSPDSGCCAPQAPISLG; encoded by the coding sequence ATGACCCAGACCTTGACTGCCCCCATCCCCGGCCTGAGCGAACACACCAACACCGAAGCACTGATCGCTACGCTGCGGACCTTGCCCCAGCGGCCGCTGCAATTCCATCTCCACGGCGAAGTCCTGGTGCCCGCTGGATACCACGTCACGGAAGTCAAAGCCGTGACCATCGAAGCGATGGACTGCGGCGGTAAAGCCAACGCCTGGCGTGAGACGATCATTCAACTGATGGATGGCAGTGCGGAAGAGGCCAAGGCCGGATTCATGACGAACCGGAAATTCCTGGCCATCTATGACCGCGTGGTGAAGCATATTCCGGTGCGTGCGGAAGCCGAAGTGCGCTTTGAGTACGGGAACACCACCACCCCGGCGATGCAGTACCACGTGACGCACGTTGATATTGCGTCTGAACAGATCACGGTGCACCTGCGGACCCCTGGCGTGCAGTGCAAGGCGGGTGACAGCTGCGGTGCACCGGCCGAGGCGACGGCCGATGGCTGCTCACCGGACTCCGGCTGCTGCGCCCCTCAGGCTCCCATTTCGCTGGGCTGA
- a CDS encoding ArsR/SmtB family transcription factor codes for MDFDGTATVFKALGDVHRLRALHFLATVDAGCCSTGQGVCTCDVQQLLGLTQPTTSHHMKLLVEAGLVESEKRGKWTYYTLSAQGMFIARTALETLLAAVPQPQKEAV; via the coding sequence ATGGACTTCGATGGAACAGCAACTGTGTTCAAAGCGTTAGGGGACGTGCACCGTCTCCGGGCTCTGCACTTCCTGGCGACCGTGGACGCCGGCTGCTGCTCCACCGGGCAGGGCGTCTGTACCTGCGACGTCCAGCAGCTGCTCGGCCTGACCCAGCCCACCACCAGCCACCACATGAAGCTGCTCGTGGAGGCTGGTCTGGTCGAGTCCGAGAAGCGCGGCAAATGGACGTACTACACCCTCAGTGCGCAGGGCATGTTCATCGCCCGCACCGCCCTGGAGACCTTGCTCGCCGCGGTGCCCCAGCCCCAGAAGGAGGCCGTATGA
- a CDS encoding FAD-dependent oxidoreductase has translation MTTRLDVLVIGAGQAGLATAYHLQGHGLRFQVLEAGQRPVGAWPQHYASLKLFSPARHASLPGWPFSGDPERYPTRNEVVAYLEAYAAHFQFPIVTGAEVAQVLPDGEEFRVLSADGRIFCARAVVAATGTFRRPFMPEVPGRETFGGQVLHSLAYQEPSPFVGQRVLVVGAGNSAVQIAVELTEVARVTLANRTRVQFTPQRPLGRDVHDWITWARVDQLTLGHLRRLPSPRHVFDPGVYRAAFRRGKLDERRMFTRFTAGGVVWPDGQEERVDAVIFATGYRANLDFLRGTGALDRQGEPVQRLGVSRTVSGLYFVGLSGQRALASATLRGAGQDAAVVVRHLVR, from the coding sequence ATGACCACGCGACTGGATGTGCTGGTCATCGGGGCGGGGCAGGCTGGCCTGGCCACGGCGTACCACCTGCAGGGTCACGGTCTGCGGTTCCAGGTGCTGGAAGCCGGTCAAAGGCCAGTGGGGGCGTGGCCGCAGCATTACGCGAGCCTGAAGCTGTTTTCCCCGGCCCGGCATGCCTCACTGCCCGGCTGGCCTTTTTCTGGAGACCCAGAGCGATATCCCACGCGGAATGAGGTCGTGGCCTACTTAGAGGCCTATGCCGCCCATTTCCAGTTTCCCATCGTGACCGGGGCCGAGGTGGCGCAGGTGCTGCCTGATGGGGAAGAGTTTCGGGTCCTGAGTGCGGATGGGCGCATCTTCTGTGCACGTGCCGTCGTGGCCGCCACAGGTACCTTTCGCCGCCCGTTCATGCCCGAGGTTCCAGGCAGAGAGACGTTTGGGGGGCAAGTGCTGCACTCGCTGGCGTACCAGGAACCGTCGCCCTTCGTGGGGCAGCGGGTGTTGGTGGTGGGCGCGGGAAACTCGGCGGTGCAGATCGCGGTGGAACTGACTGAAGTCGCCCGCGTCACCCTGGCCAACCGGACGCGGGTGCAGTTCACGCCGCAGCGGCCTCTGGGACGTGACGTGCATGACTGGATCACCTGGGCGCGGGTGGATCAGCTGACCTTAGGACACCTCCGGCGGCTGCCGTCCCCCCGGCATGTCTTCGATCCAGGTGTCTACCGTGCCGCCTTCCGCCGGGGAAAACTGGACGAGCGGCGGATGTTCACGCGCTTCACGGCCGGTGGTGTCGTGTGGCCGGATGGTCAGGAAGAGCGGGTGGATGCAGTGATCTTTGCCACCGGGTACCGGGCGAATCTGGACTTCCTGCGCGGCACGGGGGCGCTGGACCGGCAGGGCGAACCGGTGCAGCGGCTGGGGGTGAGCCGCACGGTGAGTGGCCTGTACTTCGTGGGGCTGAGTGGACAGCGGGCGCTCGCGTCAGCGACGTTGCGCGGTGCGGGGCAGGACGCAGCCGTGGTGGTGCGGCATCTGGTGAGGTAA
- the arsN2 gene encoding arsenic resistance N-acetyltransferase ArsN2: MTFREATATDLPVVENLLIAADLSLAGVQPHFPDFVLAVQGNEVLGVAGLERYGPHGLLRSVAVRADQQGRGLGQALTREMIERATAAGLETLALLTTTAAAFFPKLGFTPVTRDKLPAALQASSQLQGGCPASAVVLHLALPQGGLS; encoded by the coding sequence GTGACCTTCCGTGAAGCCACGGCGACCGATCTGCCGGTGGTTGAAAACCTTCTGATCGCGGCTGATCTGTCTCTGGCGGGTGTGCAGCCCCATTTCCCTGACTTCGTGCTAGCGGTACAGGGGAACGAGGTGCTGGGGGTGGCAGGCCTGGAACGGTACGGCCCTCACGGGTTGCTGCGCTCGGTGGCGGTGCGCGCCGATCAACAGGGGAGGGGTCTGGGACAGGCCTTAACGCGGGAGATGATCGAGCGGGCGACGGCGGCGGGGCTGGAGACCCTGGCACTGCTCACCACCACCGCAGCAGCCTTCTTTCCCAAGCTCGGCTTTACGCCGGTCACGCGCGACAAGCTCCCAGCCGCCCTCCAGGCGTCGTCTCAGCTTCAAGGGGGATGTCCTGCCTCCGCTGTGGTCCTGCACCTGGCGCTCCCTCAAGGGGGCCTGTCATGA
- a CDS encoding MarR family winged helix-turn-helix transcriptional regulator — MTQDPSDLLRRITRLHTSLQQHTAQCCGLHSLTRCQILTILGRAGPLTLATLGRQLGADKAWMSRNVDELVREGLIDKQPGQTDRRVVVLTLTQEGQAQVRRLNTELGHQSARLLGRIPPNEQASVLRALELLADALEAECACAAEDGGPCAAS; from the coding sequence ATGACCCAGGACCCCAGCGACCTGCTGCGCCGCATCACCCGGCTGCACACCAGCCTCCAGCAGCACACCGCGCAGTGCTGCGGCCTTCATAGCCTGACCCGCTGCCAGATCCTCACCATCCTCGGCCGGGCCGGGCCCCTGACGCTCGCCACTCTCGGCCGCCAGTTGGGCGCCGACAAAGCCTGGATGAGCCGCAACGTGGATGAACTGGTTCGGGAGGGCCTGATCGACAAGCAACCAGGGCAGACCGACCGGCGGGTCGTGGTGCTCACCCTGACGCAGGAAGGTCAGGCGCAGGTCCGCCGCCTGAATACAGAACTGGGCCACCAGTCTGCTCGCCTGCTGGGGCGTATCCCACCCAATGAGCAGGCCAGTGTGCTGCGGGCCCTGGAACTGCTGGCCGACGCGCTGGAGGCCGAATGCGCCTGTGCCGCTGAGGATGGGGGACCATGCGCGGCCTCGTGA
- a CDS encoding arsinothricin resistance N-acetyltransferase ArsN1 family A yields the protein MTLHCPRPATPADAADIARIYTQGIEDRSSTFETRPRTAADIQSWFDGTHPIIVVERNGQVTAFASTSLYRPRDCYAGIAEFSVYVDRAARGTGAGKAAMQALIAAAQDTGYWKLLSRVFPENTASRTLLVSLGFREVGTYEKHGRLEGIWKDVVIVEKLL from the coding sequence ATGACCCTGCACTGCCCCCGCCCCGCCACCCCGGCCGACGCCGCCGACATCGCCCGCATTTACACCCAGGGCATCGAAGACCGCAGCAGCACCTTTGAGACCCGGCCCCGCACCGCTGCAGACATCCAGAGCTGGTTTGACGGAACCCATCCGATCATCGTGGTGGAACGGAATGGACAGGTCACCGCGTTCGCCAGCACCAGCCTCTATCGGCCCCGCGACTGCTACGCCGGCATTGCCGAGTTCAGTGTGTACGTGGACCGCGCCGCGCGGGGCACTGGCGCCGGGAAGGCCGCCATGCAGGCCCTGATCGCTGCCGCCCAGGATACCGGGTACTGGAAACTGCTCTCCAGGGTCTTCCCGGAGAACACCGCGAGCCGAACGTTGCTGGTCTCACTGGGCTTCCGTGAGGTGGGCACCTATGAGAAGCATGGCCGGTTGGAGGGGATCTGGAAAGACGTGGTGATCGTCGAGAAGCTGCTCTGA
- a CDS encoding restriction endonuclease encodes MARTTRTLNPLHFEDLEPHRFEDLVRQLAYEYRPWASIEATGRGGADDGIDIRAFEQNRMSPTEETDEEDLPPPVAAGRLWIIQCKREKRIGPTQVKRYVEESVQGPDVPYGFILAAACDFSKKAYDAFRLALIGTGVQEFQIWGKAELEDMLFQPKNDHLLFAYFGISLQVKKRTRQTKLRSLLA; translated from the coding sequence ATGGCCCGCACCACCCGAACATTGAACCCCCTGCACTTTGAGGACCTGGAGCCCCACCGCTTTGAGGATCTGGTGCGCCAACTCGCCTACGAGTACCGGCCCTGGGCCAGCATCGAGGCGACGGGGCGGGGCGGCGCGGATGATGGCATCGACATCCGCGCGTTCGAGCAGAACCGCATGTCCCCGACTGAGGAGACAGACGAGGAAGATCTGCCGCCCCCCGTAGCCGCTGGGCGGCTATGGATCATTCAATGCAAACGCGAGAAACGCATCGGGCCCACGCAGGTGAAGCGCTATGTCGAGGAGAGCGTGCAGGGCCCGGACGTCCCGTACGGCTTCATCCTCGCGGCCGCCTGTGACTTCAGCAAGAAAGCCTATGACGCCTTCCGCTTGGCCCTGATCGGGACAGGTGTGCAGGAGTTCCAGATCTGGGGCAAGGCCGAGCTGGAGGACATGTTGTTCCAACCCAAGAATGATCACCTGCTGTTTGCGTATTTTGGGATCAGTTTGCAGGTCAAGAAACGGACCCGTCAGACCAAACTTCGCAGTCTCCTGGCTTAA
- the trxB gene encoding thioredoxin-disulfide reductase, whose protein sequence is MTQHYDVVIVGGGPAGLTAAIYTGRASLSTLILEKGLPGGQIAQTEEVENYPGFPEPISGMELASRMQQQAEKFGGVIEMDEVQAIVRSDDDQAHEYPFTVTGYSGTYRAKAVILATGANPKRLYVPGEEHFWGKGVSTCATCDGFFYRGKKVVVVGGGDAAVEEGLFLTKFAAEVTLIHRRDSLRANKVAQARAFANHKMKFIWDTAVEEIQGDDTVTGVRLKNLKTGEVQDMATDGVFIFIGHVPNTGFVQDTVKLRPDGYVDVTDEIYTSVPMLFAAGDVSDYIYRQLGTSVGAGTRAAMSAERALAALEVEAETAAD, encoded by the coding sequence ATGACCCAGCACTACGACGTGGTTATCGTCGGCGGCGGCCCCGCCGGCCTGACCGCTGCGATCTACACCGGCCGCGCCAGCCTGAGTACCCTGATTCTGGAAAAAGGTCTGCCCGGCGGCCAGATCGCCCAGACCGAGGAAGTCGAGAACTACCCCGGCTTTCCCGAACCCATCAGCGGCATGGAGCTGGCCAGCCGCATGCAGCAGCAGGCCGAGAAGTTCGGCGGCGTCATTGAAATGGACGAGGTGCAGGCCATTGTCCGCAGTGACGATGATCAGGCGCACGAGTACCCCTTTACAGTCACCGGCTACAGCGGCACCTACCGCGCCAAGGCCGTGATTCTGGCCACGGGCGCCAACCCCAAGCGCCTGTACGTGCCCGGAGAAGAGCACTTCTGGGGCAAGGGTGTGAGCACCTGCGCCACCTGCGACGGCTTCTTTTACCGGGGCAAGAAGGTGGTCGTGGTGGGCGGCGGCGACGCGGCCGTGGAAGAAGGCCTGTTCCTGACCAAGTTTGCCGCCGAGGTCACCCTGATTCATCGCCGCGACTCGCTGCGCGCCAACAAGGTGGCCCAGGCCCGCGCGTTTGCCAACCACAAGATGAAGTTCATCTGGGACACGGCAGTCGAGGAGATTCAGGGCGACGACACCGTGACGGGCGTGCGCCTGAAGAACCTCAAGACCGGCGAAGTGCAGGACATGGCGACCGACGGCGTGTTCATCTTTATCGGGCACGTGCCGAACACCGGGTTCGTGCAGGACACTGTGAAGCTGCGTCCCGACGGCTACGTGGACGTGACCGACGAGATTTACACCAGCGTGCCCATGCTGTTTGCGGCCGGGGACGTCAGCGACTACATCTACCGCCAGCTGGGCACCAGCGTGGGCGCCGGCACCCGCGCCGCCATGAGCGCCGAGCGCGCCCTGGCCGCCCTGGAAGTCGAAGCCGAGACCGCCGCCGACTGA
- a CDS encoding metallophosphoesterase family protein → MKIAVFGDVHGNRFALEAVAQDIKAHQPDAWVNLGDQLFGGADPAGAWQLQQHLKAEYGVLEVRGNTDERLGQPLTDTTEKREMLAWLHEQLPESAGAYVAGLPTSVSLADGQVLAAHGTPDSAWTYLLRDGNAWAHDDLVQERLSNTGNARVVIVGHSHLEHLRQIGALTVVNAGAVSRQKDGSPLARWVLLEGEGGAWNVTFRRVPYNIEAAAQWAEQHAYHGAKEAAQLRNGKDSK, encoded by the coding sequence ATGAAGATTGCCGTCTTTGGCGACGTGCACGGCAACCGCTTTGCGCTGGAGGCCGTCGCGCAGGACATCAAGGCCCACCAGCCGGACGCCTGGGTCAACCTGGGGGATCAGCTGTTCGGCGGCGCGGACCCCGCTGGCGCGTGGCAGCTCCAGCAGCACCTGAAGGCCGAGTACGGTGTCCTGGAGGTGCGGGGCAACACCGACGAGCGGCTGGGCCAGCCGTTGACCGACACCACCGAGAAGCGCGAGATGCTGGCCTGGCTCCATGAGCAGCTCCCCGAAAGCGCTGGAGCGTACGTGGCTGGCCTGCCCACCTCCGTCTCCTTGGCCGACGGTCAAGTCCTGGCCGCCCACGGGACCCCAGACTCCGCCTGGACCTACCTGCTGCGCGACGGCAACGCCTGGGCACATGACGACTTGGTGCAGGAACGGCTGAGCAACACCGGGAATGCCCGCGTCGTCATCGTGGGCCACTCCCACCTGGAACATCTTCGCCAGATTGGTGCCTTGACCGTGGTGAACGCGGGTGCGGTCTCCCGGCAGAAAGACGGCTCGCCCCTCGCCCGCTGGGTGCTGCTGGAGGGTGAAGGGGGCGCATGGAACGTCACCTTCCGGCGTGTGCCCTACAACATTGAGGCGGCGGCTCAATGGGCTGAGCAACACGCGTATCACGGCGCAAAAGAAGCGGCGCAGCTCCGCAACGGAAAGGACTCAAAATGA
- a CDS encoding arsenate reductase ArsC — MTYAPRPIRVLFLCTGNTARSQMAQVLLEHHGGDRYQVTSAGLEPGEVNPLTVQVLKEQGFPTEHLQAKGVRPLIAEHFTYVITVCDRAEANCPIFPNATYRLSWAFDDPAAATGTEDERLQVFRRVRDEIDARVQAWVAERA, encoded by the coding sequence ATGACCTACGCCCCCCGCCCCATCCGCGTGCTCTTCCTCTGCACCGGCAACACCGCCCGGTCCCAGATGGCCCAGGTGCTGCTTGAACACCACGGGGGCGACCGGTATCAGGTCACCTCTGCTGGCCTGGAACCGGGTGAGGTGAACCCCCTCACGGTGCAGGTCCTCAAAGAGCAGGGCTTTCCAACGGAGCACCTCCAGGCCAAGGGTGTGCGCCCCCTGATCGCGGAGCACTTCACCTACGTGATCACCGTCTGCGACCGTGCAGAAGCAAATTGCCCGATCTTCCCGAACGCGACCTACCGATTGTCGTGGGCGTTCGATGATCCAGCTGCGGCCACAGGCACTGAAGACGAGCGCCTGCAGGTGTTCCGCCGCGTGCGGGATGAGATTGACGCCCGCGTGCAGGCCTGGGTCGCGGAGCGCGCATGA
- a CDS encoding MIP/aquaporin family protein codes for MTVPLSRAVTAEGLGTFALVFFGPGAAVVQAQTGALGHLGVAAVFGLTVTAVIAALAPISGAHINPAATFALTLAGKFPKARVLPYVVAQLIGATLAAFVLLALFGMTGNLGVTVPAGSVMQAFVLELILTFFLLLVALRSGLPWVVGGVVALEAAMGGPITGASMNPARSFGPALASGIWTAHWLYWVAPLIGAALAVAANHLLALTEPIETQPRTAQEFVPEGEVA; via the coding sequence ATGACGGTGCCTCTGTCCCGCGCTGTGACTGCTGAAGGCTTGGGCACCTTTGCCTTGGTGTTCTTCGGACCTGGTGCAGCCGTCGTTCAAGCGCAGACGGGGGCGTTAGGGCACTTGGGCGTGGCTGCTGTCTTCGGTCTCACGGTGACGGCGGTCATTGCCGCCCTGGCGCCGATCAGCGGCGCGCATATCAATCCGGCAGCCACGTTTGCGCTGACCTTGGCTGGAAAGTTTCCGAAAGCGCGCGTGCTGCCTTACGTGGTTGCCCAATTGATCGGGGCGACTCTGGCGGCCTTCGTCCTGCTCGCTCTGTTCGGCATGACGGGCAATCTGGGTGTCACCGTGCCGGCTGGCAGCGTTATGCAGGCGTTCGTTCTGGAACTGATCCTGACCTTCTTCCTGCTCCTGGTCGCCCTGCGGTCGGGATTGCCTTGGGTCGTCGGTGGCGTTGTGGCTCTGGAGGCCGCCATGGGTGGCCCCATCACGGGCGCGAGCATGAACCCCGCGCGCTCCTTTGGCCCGGCGCTGGCCAGCGGCATCTGGACTGCCCACTGGCTGTACTGGGTCGCTCCGCTTATCGGCGCTGCTCTGGCTGTCGCCGCGAACCACCTCCTGGCCCTTACAGAACCCATCGAAACCCAGCCCCGCACCGCTCAGGAATTCGTTCCGGAAGGAGAAGTCGCATGA
- a CDS encoding arsenate reductase ArsC, with translation MPRVLILCTHNSARSQMAEALTRDAARRLGVDLEVHSAGTEATRIKDDAKTVMAELGIDLSIHISKTLWDVPDAQNFDYVVTVCDSAAEACPVYPGKTNRRHYPFTDPSGGSLDRWRTVRDQLKVQFDAFVQALNDGQDAPPTYEDSPAVTVV, from the coding sequence GTGCCCCGTGTCCTGATTCTCTGCACCCACAATTCCGCCCGCTCCCAAATGGCCGAAGCCCTCACCCGTGACGCGGCCCGGCGCCTGGGCGTGGACCTGGAGGTGCATTCCGCCGGAACCGAAGCCACGCGGATCAAAGATGACGCTAAAACCGTGATGGCCGAACTGGGCATTGACCTGTCGATCCATATCAGCAAGACCCTCTGGGATGTGCCTGACGCACAGAACTTCGACTACGTCGTCACCGTTTGTGACAGTGCCGCTGAAGCGTGCCCGGTGTACCCCGGCAAAACCAACCGGCGTCACTACCCGTTCACGGACCCCAGTGGCGGCAGCCTGGACCGCTGGCGCACCGTACGCGACCAGCTCAAAGTCCAGTTCGATGCCTTCGTGCAGGCTCTGAACGATGGCCAGGACGCGCCCCCCACCTACGAAGACAGCCCTGCCGTGACGGTGGTCTGA
- a CDS encoding ArsR/SmtB family transcription factor, producing MTTLTAPTVLDQLKALAQDTRYDLVRHLAQGEHCVCDLEALLNLPQSKVSYHLGILKEAGLVTAEQRGKNMYYALRREPLFYIGGQLLADLFPDHGTLTHQPKSVC from the coding sequence GTGACTACTCTGACTGCGCCCACGGTGCTGGACCAGCTCAAGGCGCTCGCCCAGGACACCCGCTACGATCTGGTGCGCCATCTCGCCCAGGGCGAACACTGTGTCTGCGACCTCGAAGCGCTGCTGAATCTGCCGCAGTCCAAAGTGTCGTACCACCTGGGCATTCTGAAAGAAGCGGGCCTCGTGACCGCCGAGCAGCGCGGCAAGAACATGTATTACGCGCTGCGCCGCGAGCCCCTGTTCTACATCGGTGGCCAGCTTCTCGCCGATCTCTTCCCAGATCACGGCACCTTGACACATCAACCGAAATCGGTGTGTTAA
- a CDS encoding DUF2171 domain-containing protein: MTEQDQIREHMPVVCADGQPHGQVDRLDGEYIKLTKDESGQHHWLPLSAVDHVDEHVHLNLSHAQVHQQWLDEDPHPEHRQ, translated from the coding sequence ATGACTGAACAAGATCAGATCAGAGAGCACATGCCCGTTGTCTGCGCCGATGGCCAGCCCCACGGCCAGGTGGACCGTCTGGACGGCGAGTACATCAAACTCACCAAGGACGAGTCCGGCCAGCATCACTGGCTCCCGCTGAGCGCGGTGGATCACGTGGATGAGCATGTCCACCTCAACCTGAGCCACGCCCAGGTGCATCAGCAGTGGCTGGATGAAGACCCCCATCCCGAGCACAGGCAGTAA
- a CDS encoding heavy metal translocating P-type ATPase encodes MTPSSSRNDHPDHLTYFVEGMDCASCVQTVERMVATLPGTSDVKTSFTKQTLTLHLDEGQTPRGLLEKNLKSLGYVPALLGSAAPAGSQPHNHPDGNHAGHTHEVAPPGTPWYRTGQGRLVVVSGALLALAWLLGFVQPSLSTAGYIAATLLGVWPLAKKALASARLGDPFSINMLVSLAAIGAVAIGEAAEGAVVVFFFAVGELLEGVAAGRARAGIQALAALAPKTALLLDGAQPREVPADALQVGQTVQVNPGARVPADGTILTGTSSLDDSPVTGESVPVVKGPGDAVYAGSINTDGTLQLRVDKAAADNTIARIIHMVEEAEGSKAPTARFIDRFSRYYTPGVVLVSALVALVPPLFFGGLWHDWLYKGISLLLIGCPCALVLSVPASITSAISAGTRRGLLIKGGGALETIGSVRTIAFDKTGTLTAGRPRVTDIVGDQVGRAEVLRLAAAVESGSSHPLAKAITAAAQQEGVTIPAAQGAQALPGKGASATVEGRALSVSSPRHAAELAPLSPALLSTITAFEEQGRTAVVLLEGATPLGVLAIRDEPRPDARAALARLKDLGIQTVMLTGDNARTGQAIGRDLGLDVQAELLPEDKLRLIASYKAQGGVAMVGDGINDAPALAQSDVGIAMGGGTDVALETADAALLRERVSGVADLVALSRATMGNIKVNIAFALGLKAIFLVTTLLGYTNLWMAILADTGATALVTANALRLLRWKGQDALTTPAPHTDAAVPA; translated from the coding sequence ATGACCCCCTCCTCCAGCCGGAACGATCATCCGGACCACCTGACCTACTTTGTCGAGGGTATGGACTGCGCCAGTTGCGTGCAGACGGTCGAGCGCATGGTGGCCACGCTGCCCGGCACCAGCGACGTGAAGACCAGCTTTACCAAGCAGACCCTGACCTTGCACCTGGATGAAGGGCAGACGCCCAGGGGCCTGCTGGAGAAGAACCTCAAATCGCTGGGCTACGTGCCTGCCCTGCTCGGGTCAGCCGCGCCGGCCGGTTCTCAGCCCCACAACCACCCTGACGGCAACCATGCTGGCCACACCCATGAGGTCGCGCCCCCAGGTACACCGTGGTACCGCACGGGTCAGGGCCGGCTGGTCGTGGTGTCCGGCGCGCTGCTGGCGCTGGCCTGGCTGCTGGGCTTTGTGCAGCCGTCGCTGTCGACCGCGGGCTACATCGCCGCCACCCTGCTCGGCGTCTGGCCGCTGGCGAAGAAAGCGCTTGCCAGTGCGCGCCTGGGTGATCCTTTCAGCATCAACATGCTGGTCAGCCTGGCGGCGATTGGCGCCGTGGCCATCGGGGAAGCCGCTGAGGGCGCCGTGGTGGTTTTTTTCTTCGCAGTCGGCGAGTTGCTTGAAGGCGTGGCCGCTGGCCGGGCCCGCGCCGGCATTCAGGCCCTCGCGGCCCTGGCCCCGAAAACCGCCCTGCTGCTGGACGGCGCTCAGCCCCGGGAAGTCCCGGCCGACGCCTTGCAGGTTGGTCAGACGGTGCAGGTCAACCCGGGCGCGCGCGTGCCGGCCGACGGCACCATCCTGACCGGCACCTCCAGTCTGGATGACAGCCCAGTGACCGGCGAAAGTGTGCCGGTGGTCAAAGGCCCCGGCGACGCGGTCTATGCCGGCAGCATCAACACCGACGGCACCCTACAGCTCCGGGTGGACAAAGCGGCGGCCGACAACACCATCGCGCGCATCATCCACATGGTGGAAGAAGCCGAGGGGAGCAAAGCCCCCACCGCGCGCTTCATTGACCGCTTCAGCCGGTATTACACCCCTGGGGTGGTCCTGGTCTCTGCCCTGGTCGCTCTGGTCCCGCCGCTGTTCTTCGGTGGACTCTGGCATGACTGGCTCTACAAGGGCATCAGCCTGCTGCTGATCGGCTGCCCCTGTGCCCTGGTGCTGAGCGTGCCCGCCTCCATCACCAGCGCCATCAGCGCTGGGACCCGGCGCGGCCTGCTGATCAAGGGCGGCGGCGCGCTGGAGACCATCGGTTCGGTGAGGACCATCGCCTTTGACAAAACGGGCACCCTGACCGCCGGCCGGCCCCGGGTCACTGACATTGTGGGCGACCAGGTGGGCCGGGCCGAGGTCCTGCGCCTGGCGGCGGCGGTGGAGTCCGGCAGCAGTCACCCGCTGGCCAAGGCCATCACCGCCGCCGCGCAGCAGGAGGGCGTGACCATCCCCGCCGCTCAGGGCGCGCAGGCCCTGCCGGGCAAAGGGGCGAGCGCCACGGTGGAGGGGCGCGCCCTGAGCGTGAGTTCCCCCCGTCACGCGGCAGAACTCGCCCCCCTGAGTCCGGCGCTCCTCAGCACCATCACCGCCTTCGAGGAGCAGGGCCGCACCGCCGTCGTGCTGCTGGAGGGCGCCACGCCTCTGGGCGTCCTGGCCATCCGCGACGAACCCCGCCCCGACGCCCGCGCCGCGCTGGCCCGCCTGAAGGACCTGGGCATTCAAACGGTGATGCTCACCGGCGACAACGCCCGCACCGGGCAGGCCATCGGCCGGGACCTGGGGCTGGACGTGCAGGCCGAGTTGCTGCCCGAAGACAAACTGCGCCTCATCGCCAGTTACAAAGCGCAGGGCGGCGTGGCGATGGTCGGGGACGGCATCAACGACGCGCCCGCCCTGGCCCAGAGTGATGTGGGCATCGCCATGGGGGGCGGCACCGACGTGGCCCTGGAAACCGCCGACGCCGCCCTCTTGCGTGAGCGGGTCTCGGGTGTGGCCGACCTGGTGGCCCTGTCGCGCGCCACCATGGGCAACATCAAGGTCAATATCGCCTTCGCCCTGGGCCTCAAGGCCATTTTCCTCGTCACCACCCTGCTCGGCTACACCAACCTCTGGATGGCCATTCTGGCCGACACCGGCGCCACTGCCCTGGTCACCGCCAACGCCCTGCGCTTGCTGCGCTGGAAAGGCCAGGACGCCCTGACCACTCCCGCTCCCCACACGGACGCTGCGGTGCCCGCGTGA
- a CDS encoding glutaredoxin family protein → MTAAKAPITLYTVPNCPDCHAVARLLSRCGAAYTERDLRQDPGALAALRQVTDVRVAPVTVVGEQVFFGTVDQQRPGLLAALKGTA, encoded by the coding sequence GTGACGGCCGCAAAGGCGCCCATCACCCTCTACACCGTGCCCAACTGCCCGGACTGCCACGCCGTCGCGCGGCTGCTCAGCCGCTGCGGGGCCGCGTACACCGAACGGGATCTGCGCCAGGACCCAGGCGCCCTGGCGGCGCTGCGCCAGGTCACCGACGTGCGGGTCGCCCCCGTCACCGTGGTGGGCGAGCAGGTCTTTTTCGGCACGGTGGACCAGCAGCGCCCGGGCCTGCTCGCCGCGCTCAAGGGCACCGCATGA